One region of Ananas comosus cultivar F153 linkage group 9, ASM154086v1, whole genome shotgun sequence genomic DNA includes:
- the LOC109715011 gene encoding probable indole-3-pyruvate monooxygenase YUCCA5, whose amino-acid sequence MVRRAPETEELFGRRCVWVNGPIIVGAGPSGLAVAACLRERGVPFEVLERSDCIASLWQRRTYDRLKLHLPKQFCQLPMMPFPADYPDYPTKRQFVDYLQAYAARFAIAPRFGQAVQSARFDDTSGLWRVRTTPAAAAPDDDDDDRRSSGEVEYIGRWVVVATGENAERVAPEIEGLAECFGAAAAVAHVADYKRGEAYRGKRVLVVGCGNSGMEVCLDLCEHNAFPAMVVRDSIHVLPREVLGKSTFEMAVLLMKWLPLWLVDKILLLLARIVLGNVEKLGLKRPKNGPLELKNTQGRTPVLDIGALEKIKKAEIKVVPAIKRFLPGKVELVDGQVLSIDSVILATGYRSNVPQWLQESEFFSKDGFPKEPFPNSWKGRSGLYAVGFTRRGLSGTSSDAIKIAADISQVWKEETKQTKRLVACHRRCISQI is encoded by the exons ATGGTGCGGAGGGCGCCGGAGACGGAGGAGCTGTTCGGGCGGCGGTGCGTGTGGGTGAACGGGCCGATAATAGTGGGGGCGGGGCCGTCGGGGCTGGCGGTGGCGGCGTGCCTGCGGGAGCGCGGGGTGCCGTTCGAGGTGCTGGAGCGGTCGGACTGCATCGCGTCGCTGTGGCAGCGCCGGACCTACGACCGCCTCAAGCTGCACCTGCCCAAGCAGTTCTGCCAGCTGCCCATGATGCCCTTCCCGGCAGACTACCCGGACTACCCCACCAAGCGCCAGTTCGTCGACTACCTGCAGGCCTACGCCGCGCGCTTCGCCATCGCCCCGCGCTTCGGCCAGGCCGTGCAGTCCGCGCGCTTCGACGACACGTCCGGGCTCTGGCGCGTCCGTACGACGCCGGCGGCCGCCGCCCccgatgatgacgacgacgatcGCCGGAGCTCCGGCGAGGTGGAGTACATAGGCAGGTGGGTGGTGGTGGCGACGGGGGAGAACGCGGAGCGCGTCGCGCCGGAGATCGAGGGGCTTGCGGAGTGCTTcggagcggcagcggcggtggcgcACGTCGCGGACTACAAGCGCGGCGAGGCGTACCGCGGGAAGCGCGTGCTCGTCGTCGGCTGCGGGAACTCCGGCATGGAGGTCTGCCTCGACCTCTGCGAGCACAATGCCTTCCCCGCCATGGTCGTCCGTGACTCG ATTCATGTATTGCCGAGAGAGGTTCTCGGAAAATCAACGTTCGAAATGGCAGTTCTCTTGATGAAGTGGCTTCCCCTATGGCTGGTAGACAAGATTTTACTCCTTCTAGCACGAATAGTTCTTGGAAACGTCGAGAAGCTTGGACTGAAGAGGCCGAAGAACGGACCCTTAGAGCTGAAGAATACACAAGGGAGAACCCCGGTTTTAGACATTGGAGCACTGGAGAAGATCAAAAAAGCCGAAATCAAAGTGGTTCCTGCAATCAAGAGGTTTCTTCCCGGAAAAGTCGAGCTCGTCGATGGCCAAGTGCTAAGCATCGATTCGGTGATTCTCGCGACTGGTTATCGTAGTAATGTCCCCCAGTGGCTCCAG GAAAGTGAATTCTTCAGCAAAGATGGCTTCCCAAAAGAGCCATTCCCAAACAGCTGGAAGGGCAGATCAGGACTCTATGCAGTTGGGTTCACAAGGAGAGGGCTGTCTGGCACTTCGTCAGATGCAATAAAAATTGCAGCAGATATTAGCCAAGTATGGAAAGAGGAAACAAAGCAAACAAAGAGGCTTGTGGCTTGCCATAGGAGATGCATCTCACAGATATAA